The following are from one region of the Pseudodesulfovibrio piezophilus C1TLV30 genome:
- a CDS encoding DUF1385 domain-containing protein: MNLRGLFALAAPQSVGGQAVIEGVMMRSKDNLAIAIRKSSGEIVTEVRPWFTLIRHPWLKKPFLRGFPILIETMVNGIQALNFSAVQAADDDEEDGELTTWHLVLTMVLALGAALGLFVVLPHFLSIGMEYLGMAGDVESLSFHIWDGLIKMVIFVGYILAISFIPDIRRVFQYHGAEHKVIWTWEEGKQLSPQSSHFYSRLHPRCGTAFLLFVLVISIMLYAILVPFLLTFYSPEVFVLKHLYIVSMKLFLMAPVSCIAYEMIKFAGKYNKSFFCKVMCWPGLMMQILTTKEPDDSQLEVAIAALQCAVNAEEC; this comes from the coding sequence TTGAATCTACGTGGTCTTTTTGCCTTGGCGGCACCCCAATCTGTGGGTGGGCAGGCGGTTATCGAAGGCGTTATGATGCGTTCAAAAGATAACCTGGCTATCGCCATTCGTAAGTCAAGCGGCGAAATTGTGACTGAGGTCCGTCCTTGGTTCACACTGATTCGACATCCTTGGCTCAAGAAGCCTTTTTTGCGTGGATTTCCTATTCTGATTGAGACAATGGTCAATGGTATTCAGGCGTTGAATTTTTCTGCCGTCCAAGCGGCAGATGATGACGAAGAAGATGGTGAATTAACGACGTGGCATCTGGTTTTGACGATGGTGCTGGCCTTAGGTGCTGCTCTTGGGCTATTTGTTGTGCTGCCTCATTTCTTATCTATAGGTATGGAATATCTTGGTATGGCAGGCGATGTTGAATCCTTGAGTTTTCATATTTGGGATGGCCTGATAAAAATGGTGATTTTTGTCGGTTATATCCTGGCCATTTCCTTTATTCCTGATATTCGTCGGGTGTTTCAATACCATGGCGCTGAGCATAAGGTTATCTGGACCTGGGAAGAGGGAAAGCAATTGTCTCCTCAGTCCTCCCATTTTTATAGCCGACTTCATCCCCGCTGTGGCACAGCTTTTTTGCTTTTTGTGCTTGTTATCTCGATAATGCTCTATGCTATTCTGGTCCCATTCCTTCTGACATTTTATTCACCTGAGGTCTTTGTCCTCAAACATTTATATATTGTCAGCATGAAATTATTTCTGATGGCACCGGTTAGTTGTATTGCGTATGAGATGATTAAATTTGCCGGGAAGTATAATAAAAGTTTCTTTTGTAAGGTCATGTGTTGGCCTGGTCTGATGATGCAGATATTGACTACCAAGGAACCGGACGACAGTCAGCTGGAAGTGGCCATTGCTGCTTTGCAGTGCGCTGTGAACGCTGAGGAGTGCTAA
- a CDS encoding YcaO-like family protein has translation MIELKDCFKKYDTDQDKACSPEETVRRVKNLLAEKCEGVLAQTERVDTGRLGIPVFVSTCGPEAQKVMPTRKQMGKGASPEQAEASALMELVERFSYFSFWSDESNFVELTWSEAQEQWPGQVVDIQMIIASVDEEIHPADAVRLMDLIQWRFHPALNIATGKQEYVPLDWFKKLNEFNGSSAGNTFEESIGQGACELVERHVCAVVDRARSVVPTIDSATCDDPVFRRLVECFERNGVNLLLKDFTEGYPVPTVAAVAWDEKTFPALSEIVFTAGTAASPVKAAIRAITEVAQLAGDFETSRVYEASGLPKLTDLAQLEWLRKGDVVSLESLPSTEDDNIYNELMVLAQGLEAKGTPLYSVDTRHPDLMVTTNYSFVPGFDFRERTPNRCIGLFVGRILAEDVEFGDALQGFEILSEVYPNAYFIPFFKGLLALRMGDAEYAVEQFGEAEPLQPDSQERALAAFYQAYALSQLERWADAIPHLDDAVSFDSECKEFFNLRGVAYFKSELYEKAAKDFQASLTLDSGSPHDLANLGLCHKFMGNTSEAFDYLKAALKLDPNLEYARTHYDELKQI, from the coding sequence GTGATAGAACTCAAGGATTGTTTTAAGAAGTATGATACGGATCAGGATAAAGCCTGTTCTCCTGAAGAAACCGTCAGGAGGGTCAAAAATCTGCTCGCAGAAAAATGTGAGGGAGTTCTGGCTCAGACAGAGAGGGTAGACACAGGGAGATTGGGAATTCCCGTCTTTGTGAGTACCTGTGGTCCAGAAGCCCAAAAGGTCATGCCAACAAGGAAACAAATGGGTAAAGGGGCCTCCCCTGAGCAGGCTGAAGCTTCAGCGTTGATGGAGTTAGTTGAGCGATTTTCCTATTTCAGTTTTTGGTCTGATGAAAGTAATTTTGTGGAATTGACATGGTCTGAAGCTCAGGAGCAGTGGCCGGGGCAGGTTGTTGATATTCAGATGATCATAGCTTCGGTGGATGAAGAAATTCATCCTGCAGATGCAGTTCGTCTCATGGATCTTATTCAGTGGCGTTTTCATCCTGCTTTGAATATCGCGACAGGCAAACAGGAATATGTTCCGCTGGACTGGTTTAAAAAATTAAATGAATTCAATGGTTCATCTGCTGGGAATACTTTTGAGGAATCCATTGGACAAGGAGCATGCGAATTAGTCGAGCGGCATGTGTGTGCTGTCGTGGACAGAGCTCGTTCCGTGGTGCCGACAATAGATTCGGCGACGTGTGATGATCCTGTTTTTCGCCGTCTGGTCGAGTGCTTCGAGCGTAATGGAGTCAACTTGCTCCTCAAGGATTTTACAGAAGGCTACCCGGTGCCTACCGTGGCTGCTGTTGCCTGGGATGAAAAGACATTCCCAGCCTTGAGTGAAATTGTGTTTACCGCTGGAACAGCCGCTTCACCAGTGAAGGCCGCTATTCGTGCAATTACTGAGGTGGCCCAACTTGCAGGAGATTTTGAGACCAGTAGAGTCTATGAAGCTTCTGGCTTGCCCAAGTTGACAGATCTTGCACAGTTGGAATGGCTGCGAAAGGGAGACGTTGTTTCTCTGGAATCTTTGCCTTCCACTGAAGATGACAATATATATAATGAATTGATGGTATTGGCTCAAGGACTTGAGGCCAAGGGAACGCCGCTTTATTCTGTTGACACCCGCCACCCAGACTTGATGGTGACCACCAATTACAGTTTTGTTCCAGGTTTTGATTTTCGGGAGCGGACACCAAATAGATGTATCGGGCTTTTTGTTGGTCGGATTCTTGCCGAAGACGTTGAATTCGGAGATGCTTTGCAAGGGTTTGAAATCCTTTCTGAAGTCTATCCCAATGCGTATTTCATACCCTTTTTTAAGGGACTTTTGGCACTCCGAATGGGCGATGCTGAATACGCTGTGGAGCAGTTTGGGGAAGCTGAACCACTGCAACCCGATAGTCAGGAGCGGGCCTTGGCTGCATTTTATCAGGCTTATGCCTTGTCGCAATTGGAACGATGGGCTGATGCCATTCCGCACCTTGATGATGCGGTTAGTTTTGATTCCGAGTGCAAGGAATTTTTCAATCTTCGTGGCGTCGCTTATTTCAAAAGCGAACTGTACGAGAAAGCAGCTAAAGATTTTCAAGCTTCATTGACCTTGGACAGCGGGTCTCCCCATGATTTAGCTAATCTCGGATTATGTCATAAATTTATGGGGAATACTTCGGAGGCTTTTGATTATCTTAAAGCCGCGCTCAAGTTGGACCCGAACTTGGAATATGCTCGAACTCACTATGATGAACTCAAGCAAATCTAG
- a CDS encoding TusE/DsrC/DsvC family sulfur relay protein: MAVVEFQGSSFEVDEDGFLQKFEDWTPLWVDFVKESEGIKEISEDHQKVIDFLQDYYKKNGIAPMVRILSKVTGFKLKQIYELFPSGPGKGACKMAGLPKPTGCV; this comes from the coding sequence ATGGCTGTTGTTGAATTCCAGGGTTCTTCTTTTGAGGTTGATGAGGACGGTTTCCTGCAGAAGTTCGAAGATTGGACTCCGCTGTGGGTCGACTTCGTCAAAGAGTCTGAAGGTATCAAGGAGATTTCCGAAGATCACCAGAAAGTCATCGACTTCTTGCAGGACTACTACAAGAAGAACGGCATCGCACCGATGGTCCGTATTCTCTCCAAGGTCACTGGCTTCAAGCTGAAACAGATCTACGAGCTGTTCCCGTCCGGACCTGGTAAAGGCGCCTGTAAAATGGCTGGCCTGCCCAAGCCTACCGGCTGCGTATAG
- the prfA gene encoding peptide chain release factor 1 translates to MFGKLEEIEVKYMQLEQELAEPGIFNDQERYKKVSKAHADLGDIVKVFRDYKVVSQEIGNNREMLDDADEDIREMAKAEIEELEPQLPLLEAKLKVLLLPKDPMDEKNIILEIRAGTGGDEAALFAADLYRMYTRYAEENRWKVEEMSSNSTGSGGLKEVIASIAGDKVYSKLKYESGTHRVQRVPATESQGRIHTSAVTVAIMAEAEEVDIDIRNEDLRVDVFRASGPGGQSVNTTDSAIRITHVPTGLVVICQDEKSQHKNKAKAMKVLRSRLLQLEQDKAKAEEDAARRSQVGTGDRSERIRTYNFPQGRVSDHRINLTLHKLPQVMEGELAELTDALISHYQSEAMKRQGE, encoded by the coding sequence ATGTTTGGCAAGCTTGAAGAAATCGAAGTGAAATATATGCAATTGGAGCAGGAGCTTGCCGAGCCTGGTATTTTTAATGACCAGGAGCGATACAAGAAGGTTTCCAAAGCGCATGCTGATTTGGGAGATATAGTCAAAGTCTTTCGGGACTATAAGGTCGTTTCCCAGGAAATTGGCAATAACAGAGAAATGCTGGATGACGCAGATGAAGATATCCGCGAAATGGCCAAAGCAGAGATAGAAGAGCTTGAGCCACAATTGCCTCTTCTGGAGGCGAAACTGAAAGTGCTGCTTCTGCCTAAAGACCCTATGGATGAAAAGAATATTATTCTTGAAATCCGGGCAGGTACGGGGGGAGATGAAGCTGCGCTTTTTGCAGCCGATCTGTACCGCATGTATACTCGATATGCGGAAGAGAACAGGTGGAAAGTTGAGGAAATGAGTTCCAACTCAACAGGTTCTGGTGGGCTCAAGGAAGTCATAGCTTCAATCGCAGGCGACAAAGTCTATAGCAAGCTTAAGTATGAGTCTGGGACACATAGAGTTCAACGTGTCCCAGCGACAGAGTCGCAGGGACGCATTCATACATCCGCAGTGACAGTCGCCATTATGGCTGAAGCTGAAGAAGTTGATATCGACATTAGAAATGAAGACCTGAGAGTTGATGTCTTTCGTGCCTCTGGCCCCGGCGGGCAGTCAGTCAACACAACAGACTCTGCAATTCGTATTACACATGTGCCAACAGGCTTAGTTGTTATTTGTCAGGATGAAAAATCGCAGCATAAAAATAAAGCCAAGGCTATGAAAGTTTTGCGTTCCAGATTATTGCAATTGGAACAGGATAAGGCCAAGGCAGAGGAAGATGCAGCGCGGCGTAGTCAGGTCGGTACAGGAGATCGTTCCGAGCGTATCAGGACATATAATTTCCCCCAAGGACGCGTTTCTGACCATCGCATCAATTTGACCTTGCATAAGTTGCCGCAGGTCATGGAAGGAGAACTTGCCGAATTGACTGATGCGCTCATCAGCCACTATCAATCTGAAGCCATGAAGCGGCAGGGCGAATAG
- a CDS encoding class I SAM-dependent methyltransferase: MAEKEYNLDQPMDSLINLAVKKFGEVEFQPVSVGDHSFFVLQIKNMQQYIDKLMDKTRAGKTVSLPLWAKIWPASLVLGHSLSKFSLGENKTVLEIGAGAALSTMVFAKRGLRVTLADHDQDALLFSRINILKNGLEARAKTVKTDFKTPLAERYDCIVGAELLYDEQSFNLLAPFVEKNLIEGLEGEVFFSLDLKRAARNFFASCNTHFNIMKSTVSFKDQETGDDQPVNLFRFKRKEQ; this comes from the coding sequence GTGGCTGAGAAAGAGTATAATCTTGATCAGCCCATGGATTCGTTGATCAACCTGGCCGTAAAAAAATTCGGCGAGGTTGAGTTTCAGCCTGTTTCTGTGGGAGATCATTCTTTTTTTGTTTTGCAAATAAAGAATATGCAGCAATATATTGATAAATTGATGGATAAAACGAGAGCAGGCAAAACTGTCTCATTGCCTCTTTGGGCTAAAATATGGCCAGCGAGTCTTGTCTTGGGACACTCTTTGTCTAAGTTCTCTCTGGGTGAAAACAAGACGGTTCTGGAAATTGGCGCCGGGGCTGCCCTTTCAACTATGGTTTTCGCAAAGCGTGGACTTCGGGTAACGCTTGCAGATCATGATCAGGATGCTCTTCTTTTTAGCCGTATCAATATTCTAAAAAATGGACTGGAGGCACGGGCCAAAACAGTCAAAACAGATTTTAAGACTCCGCTGGCTGAGCGGTATGACTGCATCGTCGGCGCGGAACTTTTATACGATGAACAGTCTTTTAACCTTTTGGCTCCATTTGTTGAAAAAAATCTTATCGAAGGCCTGGAAGGTGAAGTCTTCTTCTCGCTTGATCTGAAAAGGGCGGCGAGAAATTTCTTTGCATCATGCAATACCCATTTTAATATTATGAAATCGACAGTCTCTTTCAAAGATCAGGAAACCGGGGATGATCAGCCTGTGAACCTCTTCAGATTCAAGAGGAAAGAGCAGTGA
- a CDS encoding Tim44 domain-containing protein: MIQCLLALWCRCLAVLLLIPATVLPAFAEQQTPSSGGHILNILLLGVIAYFLVRMFRRRMGGGSNSEKHSDNDTSKNSRPQGRVLRPMDRHEAARQMWGQLGSEKNDSQTGDAQAEIRVDGFDEAEFIEGAKILFSRFQQASDSQDFDELKIFLSDEVYTDAVKQSQEFPSGVRTEIMLLDARLMEVKTEEGRTLASVFYDAQIRRGVSGEQPMQIKAVWDFSREDAMEKSLWTLEKINKVDQ, from the coding sequence ATGATTCAGTGTTTGTTGGCCTTGTGGTGCCGTTGTCTTGCTGTTTTGCTTCTTATTCCGGCTACAGTTCTGCCCGCGTTCGCAGAACAGCAAACGCCTTCTTCCGGTGGGCATATACTCAATATCCTTCTCCTGGGCGTGATTGCCTATTTTCTGGTTCGTATGTTTCGACGCAGAATGGGGGGAGGAAGCAACTCCGAGAAACACTCGGATAATGATACATCCAAGAATTCCAGGCCTCAAGGACGTGTACTTCGTCCTATGGATAGGCATGAAGCTGCGCGGCAAATGTGGGGGCAATTGGGGTCTGAGAAGAATGATAGCCAAACAGGGGATGCGCAAGCTGAAATACGGGTGGATGGTTTCGATGAAGCTGAATTCATTGAAGGAGCCAAAATTCTGTTTTCGCGGTTTCAGCAGGCCTCAGACAGCCAAGATTTTGATGAGTTGAAAATTTTTCTTTCAGACGAAGTCTATACCGATGCAGTTAAACAGAGTCAGGAATTTCCTTCCGGAGTACGTACTGAGATCATGCTTCTCGATGCGCGTTTGATGGAAGTGAAAACAGAGGAAGGGCGGACCCTTGCCTCTGTTTTTTATGATGCACAGATCCGCAGGGGAGTCTCTGGAGAGCAGCCTATGCAAATCAAAGCCGTATGGGATTTCTCTCGCGAGGATGCCATGGAAAAGAGCCTGTGGACATTAGAAAAAATCAATAAAGTTGATCAATAG
- a CDS encoding response regulator → MRILIVEDEFTSRKLLTALLSDFGECDTASDGVECVDIFRHALDEGRPYDLLCMDIMMPNKDGHQALKEIRGIESKLGIPASREAKVIMVTALNDPKTVVKAYYKGGAAAYLPKPIEVDSLHAILKDLELID, encoded by the coding sequence ATGCGAATTCTGATTGTCGAAGACGAGTTCACGAGTAGGAAACTCCTGACAGCGTTGCTGTCTGATTTTGGGGAATGCGACACAGCTTCCGATGGAGTTGAATGTGTTGATATTTTTCGGCATGCCCTGGATGAAGGGAGACCGTACGATCTTCTCTGTATGGACATCATGATGCCCAACAAGGATGGGCATCAGGCACTCAAGGAAATTCGCGGTATAGAAAGCAAGCTTGGTATTCCTGCTTCCAGAGAAGCCAAAGTTATTATGGTTACAGCGTTAAATGATCCGAAAACGGTTGTGAAAGCATATTATAAAGGGGGCGCAGCTGCCTACCTGCCTAAACCCATCGAAGTCGACAGTCTTCATGCTATTCTAAAAGATCTTGAACTGATTGATTGA
- the rpmE gene encoding 50S ribosomal protein L31 — protein MQKDIHPTTYKAKIRCHCGYEAELTTTKGEELEVEICSNCHPFYTGKQRFVDTAGRIDRFRKKYAAFGKNTEK, from the coding sequence ATGCAAAAAGATATTCATCCCACTACTTACAAGGCTAAAATCCGTTGCCATTGTGGCTACGAAGCTGAATTGACGACTACCAAGGGCGAAGAGCTTGAGGTTGAAATCTGTTCTAACTGCCATCCTTTTTACACTGGCAAGCAGCGTTTTGTTGATACTGCTGGTCGTATCGATCGTTTCCGTAAGAAGTACGCAGCATTCGGCAAGAATACAGAAAAGTAG